In Gossypium arboreum isolate Shixiya-1 chromosome 6, ASM2569848v2, whole genome shotgun sequence, the following are encoded in one genomic region:
- the LOC108484633 gene encoding putative glucose-6-phosphate 1-epimerase isoform X3 yields the protein MSSEKVHVEHCKGVNGLDKVILREIRRCSAEVYLYGGQVTSWKNAHGEELLFVSSKASFRPPRAIRGGIPICFPQLKSTGSLEQYGFARNRIWSIDPDPPPSPSDISHKAFVDLILTHSEEDMKIWPHRYEYRLRVALGPTGDLMLTSCIRNTSTGGKSFTFRFAYQTYFFVTDISEVRVEGLETLDYLDNLKNGERFTEQEDAITFESEVDKVYLSTPTKIAILDHERKRTFELRKYGLPDAVVWNPWDKKAKAMADFGDNEYMHMLCVEAACVEEPITLKPGEEWKGRQEISAVPSSYCSEQLDPRRLLLSG from the exons GTATATTTGTATGGAGGTCAAGTCACTTCTTGGAAGAATGCACATGGTGAAGAGCTCCTTTTTGTTAGTAGTAAG GCTTCTTTTAGACCTCCTAGGGCTATTCGTGGAGGTATACCAATCTGTTTCCCTCAA TTAAAAAGTACTGGTTCTCTTGAGCAATATGGATTTGCAAGGAATCGAATTTGGAGCATTGATCCGGATCCCCCACCATCTCCATCAGATATTTCTCACAAGGCCTTTGTTGACTTAATCCTCACGCACTCTGAAGAAGATATGAAGATCTGGCCTCACAG GTATGAGTACCGGTTAAGGGTAGCTCTGGGACCTACAGGTGATTTAATGTTGACATCTTGCATCAGAAATACAAGCACTGGTGGAAAGTCATTTACGTTTAGATTTGCCTATCAGACCTATTTTTTCGTCACTGATATCAG TGAAGTACGAGTAGAAGGACTAGAGACATTGGATTATTTGGATAACTTGAAGAACGGAGAGCGGTTCACAGAACAAGAGGATGCAATAACATTTGAATCAGAA GTGGATAAAGTATACCTCAGTACACCAACAAAAATTGCCATCCTGGACCATGAAAGGAAACGAACATTTGAATTGCGAAAGTATGGACTTCCAGATGCTG TGGTGTGGAATCCGTGGGATAAGAAAGCAAAGGCAATGGCGGATTTTGGTGATAATGAGTACATGCATATGCTGTGTGTAGAGGCTGCCTGTGTGGAGGAGCCCATTACCTTGAAACCTGGGGAAGAGTGGAAAGGAAGGCAGGAGATTTCAGCTGTTCCTTCCAGTTACTGTAGTGAACAACTCGACCCTCGAAGGCTACTTCTTAGTGGTTGA
- the LOC108484633 gene encoding putative glucose-6-phosphate 1-epimerase isoform X5 produces MLHNVYLYGGQVTSWKNAHGEELLFVSSKASFRPPRAIRGGIPICFPQLKSTGSLEQYGFARNRIWSIDPDPPPSPSDISHKAFVDLILTHSEEDMKIWPHRYEYRLRVALGPTGDLMLTSCIRNTSTGGKSFTFRFAYQTYFFVTDISEVRVEGLETLDYLDNLKNGERFTEQEDAITFESEVDKVYLSTPTKIAILDHERKRTFELRKYGLPDAVVWNPWDKKAKAMADFGDNEYMHMLCVEAACVEEPITLKPGEEWKGRQEISAVPSSYCSEQLDPRRLLLSG; encoded by the exons ATGCTGCACAAT GTATATTTGTATGGAGGTCAAGTCACTTCTTGGAAGAATGCACATGGTGAAGAGCTCCTTTTTGTTAGTAGTAAG GCTTCTTTTAGACCTCCTAGGGCTATTCGTGGAGGTATACCAATCTGTTTCCCTCAA TTAAAAAGTACTGGTTCTCTTGAGCAATATGGATTTGCAAGGAATCGAATTTGGAGCATTGATCCGGATCCCCCACCATCTCCATCAGATATTTCTCACAAGGCCTTTGTTGACTTAATCCTCACGCACTCTGAAGAAGATATGAAGATCTGGCCTCACAG GTATGAGTACCGGTTAAGGGTAGCTCTGGGACCTACAGGTGATTTAATGTTGACATCTTGCATCAGAAATACAAGCACTGGTGGAAAGTCATTTACGTTTAGATTTGCCTATCAGACCTATTTTTTCGTCACTGATATCAG TGAAGTACGAGTAGAAGGACTAGAGACATTGGATTATTTGGATAACTTGAAGAACGGAGAGCGGTTCACAGAACAAGAGGATGCAATAACATTTGAATCAGAA GTGGATAAAGTATACCTCAGTACACCAACAAAAATTGCCATCCTGGACCATGAAAGGAAACGAACATTTGAATTGCGAAAGTATGGACTTCCAGATGCTG TGGTGTGGAATCCGTGGGATAAGAAAGCAAAGGCAATGGCGGATTTTGGTGATAATGAGTACATGCATATGCTGTGTGTAGAGGCTGCCTGTGTGGAGGAGCCCATTACCTTGAAACCTGGGGAAGAGTGGAAAGGAAGGCAGGAGATTTCAGCTGTTCCTTCCAGTTACTGTAGTGAACAACTCGACCCTCGAAGGCTACTTCTTAGTGGTTGA